Proteins from a genomic interval of Amycolatopsis sp. cg13:
- a CDS encoding (2Fe-2S)-binding protein, with the protein MSKHTFILNGKPVSVDVDDNVRLLWVLRDVLGVRGPKYGCGINVCKACTSHFNGKAFNPCSVRVADIKATDEITTIEGLPDTVKADLHPMQEAWLENDVAQCGYCQPGQIMAAVAKVKEAKAKGREINDADLDEIRNVCRCGTYSRIREAIKAGAAKM; encoded by the coding sequence ATGAGCAAGCACACCTTCATCCTCAACGGGAAGCCGGTGTCCGTCGACGTCGACGACAATGTGCGGCTGCTGTGGGTCCTGCGCGACGTCCTCGGCGTCCGCGGGCCGAAGTACGGCTGCGGCATCAACGTGTGCAAGGCCTGCACGTCGCACTTCAACGGCAAGGCGTTCAACCCGTGTTCGGTGCGCGTGGCCGACATCAAGGCCACCGACGAGATCACCACGATCGAGGGCCTGCCGGACACGGTGAAGGCCGACCTGCACCCGATGCAGGAGGCCTGGCTGGAGAACGACGTCGCGCAGTGCGGCTACTGCCAGCCCGGCCAGATCATGGCGGCGGTCGCGAAGGTCAAGGAGGCCAAGGCGAAGGGCCGCGAGATCAACGACGCCGACCTGGACGAGATCCGCAACGTCTGCCGCTGCGGCACGTACTCCCGGATCCGCGAGGCCATCAAGGCCGGCGCCGCGAAGATGTAA
- a CDS encoding carboxymuconolactone decarboxylase family protein — translation MNARFDMMTNDLGKSLGKRFAGLSMLLRNSSLPTSTQELVSLRASQINGCGFCTDMHTKDAAAAGETAERLHLVAVWREATVFTPAERAALALTEEGTRIADAGDVSDATWTQAREHYDDDQLAALVMLIGLINAANRMNVIVRTPAGLYQPGQFANVS, via the coding sequence ATGAACGCACGCTTCGACATGATGACCAACGACCTCGGCAAGTCGCTCGGCAAGCGGTTCGCCGGGCTGAGCATGCTGCTGCGCAACTCGTCGCTGCCGACGTCGACGCAGGAGCTGGTTTCGCTGCGGGCCAGCCAGATCAACGGCTGCGGCTTCTGCACCGACATGCACACCAAGGACGCCGCCGCGGCGGGCGAGACCGCGGAACGGCTGCACCTGGTCGCCGTCTGGCGCGAGGCGACCGTCTTCACTCCGGCCGAGCGGGCCGCGCTCGCGCTGACCGAGGAGGGCACCCGGATCGCGGACGCCGGCGACGTTTCCGACGCGACGTGGACGCAGGCGCGCGAGCACTACGACGACGACCAGCTCGCCGCGCTGGTCATGCTGATCGGCCTGATCAACGCGGCCAACCGGATGAACGTCATCGTGCGCACGCCGGCCGGGCTGTACCAGCCGGGCCAGTTCGCCAATGTCAGCTGA
- a CDS encoding molybdopterin cofactor-binding domain-containing protein, whose protein sequence is MTLSHSEPDTGKERGGFSRRGFLGYVVAAGTLVVAADVGLSTPAAAAVPSAPQPPELYDLNDALTDAGLPTSQLITVTINKDGSASFEIPRAEVGQGITTSTAMIIAEELDLPVEKVHVTLAPARPELLFNQLTGGSNTTVSTYTPIRVAAAIAKQQLLEAAAILLGGTAERFIVKGGVVTAPNGKTATYGELATKAASSTTKQVQLDPSKLKGSSDFKVLGKPQTRLDARDIVTGKKQFAMDLDIPGALPTMICRPPTLNGTPKAVRNKADVLKLPGVTDIAIIPTGVAVRAETFGQCIDGVRALQVDWGPGSVEGQDDESVLANLRRAELPLAVPKVPVLTKTVEADFEFMFRSSAALEPYCAVADVREGSAEIWAGLKSPIVSQGEVAQAIGLPQGKVKVHVVTGGGSFGHKLFGNHAVEAAQASKAFGKPVRLMWHRADEPRQGRLHPMATSRIRATVLAGNVLTFEQRHTSVETSFRHGLGEMLTSVATKLPTGLGNLGVAEAVFVLSQEMPYNFGVVDQTLTETDQRFNTGSMRNVYSPDVGCANELVVDMLAKAMGKDPYDFRMEFLKNDKVKGVLRKVAEVGGWGKKMAPGTAQGIAIHKEYKGASACLVEIDCRPETVNRKVRDGVTGPRVTKAVIALDAGLVINPRGLEAQIMGGFADGLALALTSSVHLKDGHFLEASWDNYFYTRQWNIPQDFTAIAMPSNGEQPGGAGEAGVACSVAAVACAYARATGKVPKRFPINHDDPIGFEVKSFVPPVPESPTDGLSHTY, encoded by the coding sequence GTGACTCTCAGTCACTCCGAGCCGGACACCGGGAAGGAGCGCGGGGGCTTTTCCCGGCGTGGATTCCTCGGTTACGTCGTCGCGGCCGGGACCCTCGTCGTCGCCGCGGACGTCGGGCTCTCCACCCCCGCCGCGGCCGCCGTCCCCTCCGCTCCGCAGCCGCCCGAGCTGTACGACCTCAACGACGCGCTCACCGACGCCGGGCTCCCGACGTCCCAGCTGATCACCGTCACCATCAACAAGGACGGCAGCGCCTCGTTCGAGATCCCGCGCGCCGAAGTCGGCCAGGGCATCACCACCTCGACCGCGATGATCATCGCCGAGGAACTGGACCTGCCGGTCGAGAAGGTGCACGTCACGCTCGCCCCGGCGCGTCCGGAACTGCTGTTCAACCAGCTCACCGGCGGGTCGAACACCACGGTCTCGACCTACACGCCGATCCGCGTCGCCGCCGCGATCGCGAAACAGCAGCTGCTCGAAGCGGCGGCGATCCTGCTCGGCGGCACCGCCGAGCGGTTCATCGTCAAGGGCGGCGTCGTCACCGCGCCCAACGGCAAGACCGCGACGTACGGCGAACTGGCGACGAAGGCCGCGTCCAGCACCACCAAGCAGGTGCAGCTGGACCCGAGCAAGCTCAAGGGCTCCAGCGACTTCAAGGTGCTCGGCAAGCCGCAGACCCGCCTCGACGCCCGCGACATCGTGACCGGCAAGAAGCAGTTCGCGATGGACCTGGACATCCCCGGCGCGCTGCCGACGATGATCTGCCGCCCGCCGACGCTCAACGGCACGCCGAAGGCCGTCCGCAACAAGGCCGACGTGCTGAAGCTGCCCGGCGTCACCGACATCGCGATCATCCCGACCGGGGTCGCGGTCCGCGCGGAGACGTTCGGCCAGTGCATCGACGGCGTGCGCGCGCTGCAGGTCGACTGGGGCCCCGGCAGTGTCGAGGGCCAGGACGACGAATCGGTGCTCGCCAACCTGCGCCGCGCCGAGCTTCCCCTTGCGGTGCCGAAGGTTCCGGTGCTGACCAAGACGGTCGAGGCGGACTTCGAGTTCATGTTCCGCTCGAGCGCCGCGCTGGAGCCGTACTGCGCGGTCGCCGACGTGCGCGAGGGCAGCGCGGAGATCTGGGCCGGGCTGAAGTCGCCGATCGTCTCCCAGGGCGAGGTCGCGCAGGCGATCGGACTGCCGCAGGGCAAGGTGAAGGTCCACGTCGTCACCGGCGGCGGTTCCTTCGGCCACAAGCTGTTCGGCAACCACGCCGTCGAAGCGGCGCAGGCGTCGAAGGCGTTCGGCAAGCCGGTGCGGCTGATGTGGCACCGCGCCGACGAGCCGCGCCAGGGCCGGCTGCACCCGATGGCGACGTCGCGGATCCGGGCCACCGTGCTCGCCGGGAACGTGCTCACCTTCGAGCAGCGGCACACCTCGGTCGAGACGTCGTTCCGGCACGGGCTCGGCGAAATGCTCACCTCGGTCGCCACGAAACTCCCGACCGGACTGGGCAACCTCGGCGTCGCCGAGGCGGTTTTCGTGCTGAGCCAGGAAATGCCGTACAACTTCGGCGTCGTCGACCAGACGCTCACCGAAACCGACCAGCGGTTCAACACCGGGTCGATGCGCAACGTCTACTCGCCCGACGTCGGCTGCGCCAACGAGCTGGTCGTCGACATGCTCGCGAAGGCGATGGGCAAGGACCCGTACGACTTCCGCATGGAATTCCTCAAAAACGACAAGGTGAAGGGCGTTCTGCGCAAGGTCGCCGAGGTCGGCGGCTGGGGCAAGAAGATGGCCCCGGGCACCGCGCAGGGCATCGCGATCCACAAGGAATACAAGGGCGCCAGCGCCTGCCTCGTGGAAATCGACTGCCGCCCGGAAACGGTGAACCGCAAGGTGCGCGACGGCGTCACCGGCCCGCGCGTGACGAAGGCGGTCATCGCGCTCGACGCCGGACTGGTGATCAACCCGCGCGGTCTCGAGGCGCAGATCATGGGCGGTTTCGCCGACGGCTTGGCGCTCGCGCTGACCAGCAGTGTCCACCTGAAGGACGGGCACTTCCTGGAAGCCAGCTGGGACAACTACTTCTACACCCGGCAGTGGAACATCCCGCAGGACTTCACCGCGATCGCGATGCCGTCCAACGGGGAGCAGCCGGGCGGCGCGGGCGAAGCGGGCGTGGCCTGCTCCGTCGCGGCAGTCGCGTGCGCGTACGCCCGCGCGACCGGGAAGGTCCCGAAGCGGTTCCCGATCAACCACGACGACCCGATCGGTTTCGAGGTCAAGTCGTTCGTCCCGCCCGTTCCCGAATCGCCGACCGACGGCCTGAGCCACACCTACTGA
- a CDS encoding DMT family transporter, whose protein sequence is MADQGSTARATGLSLVSWVLFASSGPLAKAVLDAGWSPAAVTAVRIGLAAVLLTPAVALLRPRALRFRSNELWLPLGYGLLGVAGVQLFFFVAVSRIPVAVAMVLVNLSPVLVALWVRVVRRTRLPVVVWLGIALAIAGLVLIAGLGPGARLDFLGVAAGLASAVCSAGYFLLGERGARRHDPLGMTAAGLAIGAVATFAVSPLWTTQISSTPVALGDTAIPVWLALLILAVFGTVLPYLAGLHALSGLPVALAGVLALAEPLVAALLAWLVLGQALGPVQLIGVAVLLGGGTLAQTGKLAPQPKPAAGQANPVTSSRRRP, encoded by the coding sequence GTGGCCGACCAGGGCAGTACCGCGCGGGCGACCGGGCTGAGCCTGGTCTCCTGGGTGCTGTTCGCGAGTTCCGGCCCGCTCGCCAAGGCGGTGCTGGACGCGGGCTGGAGCCCGGCGGCGGTCACCGCGGTGCGGATCGGGCTGGCCGCCGTCCTGCTGACGCCCGCTGTCGCGCTGCTGCGGCCGCGAGCGTTGCGGTTTCGCAGCAATGAACTGTGGTTGCCGCTCGGCTACGGACTCCTCGGCGTCGCGGGCGTGCAACTGTTCTTTTTCGTTGCGGTGTCGAGGATTCCGGTCGCGGTGGCGATGGTGCTGGTGAACCTGTCGCCGGTGCTGGTCGCGCTGTGGGTGCGCGTCGTCCGGCGAACGCGGCTGCCCGTGGTGGTATGGCTGGGAATCGCGCTCGCGATCGCCGGGCTGGTGCTGATCGCCGGGCTCGGGCCTGGTGCGCGGCTGGACTTCCTTGGCGTCGCGGCGGGATTGGCGTCGGCGGTCTGTTCCGCCGGATACTTCCTGCTCGGCGAACGCGGTGCGCGGCGGCACGATCCGCTCGGAATGACCGCTGCGGGGCTGGCGATCGGGGCGGTGGCGACATTCGCCGTGAGTCCATTGTGGACCACGCAAATCTCATCCACGCCGGTGGCACTAGGCGATACGGCGATCCCGGTCTGGCTGGCCTTGCTGATCCTGGCCGTCTTCGGCACCGTGCTGCCGTACCTGGCCGGACTGCACGCGTTGAGCGGCTTGCCGGTCGCGTTGGCCGGAGTACTGGCGCTGGCCGAACCCTTGGTCGCCGCTCTGCTCGCGTGGCTGGTGCTGGGCCAGGCGCTGGGCCCGGTGCAGCTGATCGGAGTGGCGGTGCTGCTCGGCGGCGGAACGCTGGCACAGACCGGAAAGCTTGCCCCGCAGCCGAAACCGGCTGCGGGGCAAGCGAATCCGGTTACATCTTCGCGGCGCCGGCCTTGA